One window of the Candidatus Chryseobacterium colombiense genome contains the following:
- a CDS encoding HAMP domain-containing sensor histidine kinase, whose product MKIRTRLIILFTLTTAIILSLFATVIYLSAKKNREKEFYSLLEKEAVTKANLFLNAHVDKKVLQNIYHNNRKILNEVEVAIYDTHFVLLYHDAVDIDFVKETQSLIDEISQKGAVEFYQKNWQVVGLRYEYNGKQFIITAAAYDQYGYSKLNSLLTNIIIVFIASILITIIIGIFFSRKAFQPVSEMIEKAKNITATNLDLRLPSNESKDELSELADTFNEMLNRLESSFDAQKHFVSNISHELRTPLSAVITELELSVNKERAAEEYKTAIMNALKDAKKISRLSNSLLDFAKASYDPSEIKFKHIRIDEVLLDARQQVKKADPNYKIDIHFENDFDEDNQISVNGNEYLLKVAFVNLFENGCKFSADKQSIVYISFSNGKITLRFTDQGVGISQNDLENIFTPFYRGDNKKFAEGNGIGLSLTQKIITLHKGTINVLSKENLGTTFTVELPAIA is encoded by the coding sequence ATGAAAATAAGAACACGGCTCATCATACTTTTTACCCTTACTACGGCAATTATTCTGTCGCTGTTTGCTACCGTTATCTATCTTTCTGCGAAGAAAAACAGGGAAAAAGAATTTTATAGCCTGCTTGAGAAAGAAGCCGTTACCAAGGCAAATCTTTTCTTGAATGCACACGTCGATAAAAAAGTGCTTCAAAATATCTATCATAACAATCGAAAAATTCTAAATGAAGTTGAAGTAGCTATTTATGACACTCATTTTGTACTGCTTTACCACGATGCAGTGGATATAGATTTTGTGAAAGAAACCCAATCGTTAATTGATGAAATCTCACAAAAAGGAGCCGTAGAATTTTATCAGAAAAACTGGCAGGTAGTTGGCTTGCGGTATGAATATAATGGAAAGCAATTTATAATTACCGCAGCTGCATATGATCAGTATGGATATAGCAAATTGAACAGCCTTCTCACCAATATTATTATTGTTTTTATTGCTTCTATCCTAATTACTATCATTATCGGAATATTTTTTTCCAGGAAAGCCTTTCAGCCGGTAAGTGAAATGATAGAAAAGGCAAAGAATATAACGGCCACTAACCTTGATTTACGCTTACCAAGCAATGAAAGCAAAGACGAACTTTCCGAATTAGCCGACACATTCAATGAGATGTTGAACCGCTTGGAAAGCTCATTTGATGCCCAGAAACATTTTGTTTCAAATATTTCCCACGAACTTAGGACCCCTCTTTCAGCCGTGATTACCGAGCTGGAATTATCTGTTAATAAAGAGCGTGCTGCCGAAGAATACAAAACAGCAATTATGAATGCGCTAAAGGATGCGAAAAAAATATCCCGTTTATCCAATAGCCTGTTAGATTTTGCAAAGGCAAGTTATGATCCTTCCGAAATTAAATTTAAACATATCCGGATTGATGAAGTATTGCTGGATGCCCGACAACAAGTAAAAAAAGCAGACCCAAACTATAAAATTGACATCCACTTTGAAAATGATTTTGATGAGGATAACCAGATATCCGTCAATGGCAACGAATATCTTTTGAAAGTTGCGTTTGTTAACTTGTTTGAGAATGGCTGTAAATTCTCAGCCGATAAGCAAAGTATAGTTTATATTTCATTTAGCAACGGAAAAATTACGCTGCGCTTTACCGATCAAGGAGTTGGCATTTCCCAAAATGACTTGGAAAATATTTTTACGCCCTTTTATCGCGGGGATAACAAAAAGTTTGCAGAAGGCAACGGCATCGGTTTATCACTTACCCAAAAGATCATCACACTGCATAAAGGAACAATTAACGTTCTGTCTAAGGAAAACCTAGGAACAACTTTTACCGTTGAATTACCTGCTATTGCTTAA
- the zwf gene encoding glucose-6-phosphate dehydrogenase codes for MSDNTTLHPTTIVIFGATGDLAKRKLFPAFYNLYIDGRMPKGFNILALGRAENTDEKFRAYIKENLDNFSRKAVTPHDWAGFQAHISYFQHQLDEESSYQNLYQKLEGFDKVYGMRGNRFFYLSIAPNFVSVISNHIKNTSIASDPDKDRIIIEKPFGHNKESAIELNKLLSQTFQEKQIYRIDHYLGKETVQNILAFRFGNSIFEPLWNHRHIESVQITVAEEVGVETRASFYEQTGALRDMIQNHLLQILCMVAMEPPVSLESDEIRDRKVDVLKSIRRISPDKVDHYAVRGQYGKGKVNGIKVNGYRQEEGIAPDSNTETFAAIKFYLDNERWENVPFYVRTGKRMKEKHSYITIQFKPLPHSTFSESSSLLSANRLIINIQPQMDIRLQFMSKKPGLSLELKPVEMIFDNFACQTDTPEAYETLLLEALIGDLTLFMRSDQVEEAWDVVKTIQETWEKTKDSSFPNYDAGSWGPDDSNLLVERQGHQWV; via the coding sequence ATGAGCGACAATACCACTCTGCATCCAACGACTATCGTTATTTTTGGTGCAACGGGAGATTTGGCAAAGAGAAAGCTTTTTCCTGCGTTTTACAATTTATATATAGACGGCAGAATGCCAAAAGGCTTTAATATTTTAGCTTTGGGGAGAGCTGAAAATACAGATGAAAAATTCAGAGCCTATATTAAAGAAAATCTAGATAATTTCTCCAGAAAGGCTGTAACACCACATGACTGGGCTGGCTTTCAGGCACACATCAGCTATTTTCAGCATCAGCTGGATGAAGAAAGCTCTTATCAAAATTTATATCAGAAACTGGAAGGTTTTGATAAAGTTTACGGAATGCGGGGGAACAGATTCTTCTACCTTTCAATTGCTCCGAATTTTGTTTCGGTTATCTCAAATCATATTAAGAATACCTCTATCGCATCAGATCCGGATAAAGACAGGATTATTATCGAAAAACCCTTTGGTCACAATAAAGAATCTGCTATAGAGCTGAATAAGCTTCTTTCACAAACTTTCCAGGAAAAACAGATCTACCGCATCGATCATTATTTAGGAAAAGAAACGGTTCAGAACATTTTGGCCTTCAGATTCGGAAATTCAATTTTTGAACCTTTATGGAATCACAGGCATATAGAATCTGTTCAGATTACCGTTGCAGAAGAGGTGGGTGTAGAAACCAGAGCTAGTTTTTACGAGCAGACCGGTGCTTTGCGAGATATGATTCAGAACCATCTTTTGCAAATTCTCTGCATGGTTGCTATGGAACCGCCTGTTTCCCTGGAGTCAGATGAAATCAGAGATCGTAAAGTGGATGTTTTAAAATCGATCCGTAGAATTTCGCCGGATAAAGTAGATCATTATGCTGTAAGAGGTCAGTACGGAAAAGGGAAAGTTAATGGAATTAAAGTAAACGGTTACCGTCAGGAAGAAGGCATCGCTCCTGATTCAAACACGGAAACATTTGCTGCGATCAAATTTTATCTGGATAACGAAAGATGGGAAAATGTTCCATTTTACGTTCGTACCGGAAAAAGAATGAAGGAGAAGCATTCTTATATTACGATTCAGTTTAAACCGTTGCCGCATTCTACGTTTTCAGAAAGCTCATCGTTATTATCAGCTAACCGGCTGATTATTAATATCCAGCCACAAATGGATATCAGACTACAATTCATGTCTAAAAAGCCGGGACTTTCATTGGAATTGAAACCCGTAGAAATGATTTTTGATAATTTTGCCTGTCAGACTGATACTCCGGAAGCTTATGAGACCCTTTTATTAGAGGCACTTATAGGAGATCTTACCTTGTTTATGCGTTCTGATCAAGTAGAAGAAGCTTGGGATGTGGTAAAAACTATTCAGGAGACCTGGGAAAAAACCAAAGATTCTTCTTTCCCAAATTACGATGCCGGAAGTTGGGGACCCGATGACAGCAATCTTCTGGTAGAAAGACAGGGGCATCAATGGGTTTAA
- a CDS encoding MgtC/SapB family protein, with product MTTLEFAIRLFIALAFGAAIGVERQWRQKSAGLRTNTLVSMGSAAFVLLSIKIGGDATGRIASYIVSGIGFLGAGVIMKNGLNVQGLNTAATIWCSAAVGALCGIGMIAEGAIVSAAVMLTHILLRPVGVQLSRVTYIKSATIQTDYLFTIKCKTDVENHIRVLLMQMLSNDEKLLLKSLTSDENNSITDVIITAEIKSATPQDSLMERVASRLTIEDKVTRVSWEISGTQTDL from the coding sequence ATGACAACGCTGGAATTCGCTATCAGACTATTTATTGCACTGGCATTCGGGGCGGCTATTGGCGTAGAGCGACAATGGAGACAAAAAAGTGCCGGGCTCAGAACGAATACATTGGTCTCAATGGGATCGGCTGCTTTTGTATTGCTTTCAATAAAAATCGGAGGAGATGCAACCGGAAGAATTGCTTCTTATATCGTTAGTGGCATTGGTTTTCTGGGTGCAGGAGTTATTATGAAAAACGGACTCAATGTACAGGGACTTAATACTGCAGCAACAATATGGTGTTCCGCAGCCGTTGGAGCATTGTGCGGTATTGGAATGATCGCAGAGGGAGCCATTGTTTCCGCCGCCGTTATGCTCACCCATATTCTTCTTCGTCCGGTGGGTGTACAATTAAGCAGGGTAACTTATATAAAATCAGCCACTATTCAAACCGATTACTTGTTTACCATTAAATGCAAGACAGATGTTGAAAACCATATCAGGGTATTGTTGATGCAAATGCTCAGCAATGACGAAAAACTACTACTCAAATCATTGACAAGCGACGAAAACAATAGTATCACGGATGTCATCATAACAGCAGAAATAAAATCTGCTACACCACAGGATAGTTTGATGGAACGGGTAGCCAGCCGGCTAACTATTGAAGATAAAGTAACAAGAGTGAGTTGGGAGATCAGCGGAACACAGACAGACCTATAA
- the mgtA gene encoding magnesium-translocating P-type ATPase, with protein MKKLKETIKNPFHSIISQNGMNVGTVLKLQNAAKQDENFVYAMLESSEDGITNITAEDRLIKFGHNEIHHQKAPRWYTQLFRAFLNPFIYILLAIALVSFIIDVWLPPASERDFKTVIVVSIMVMVSALLRFVQEYRSNKAAEKLKGMVKTTATVLRKFQGKIELPINGLVPGDIVYLSAGDMVPADCRILKSKDLFISESMLTGEALPVEKNYLAIRDADKKQPTELNNLAFMGTNVISGSATAVIVATGSYTYFGSISRLITSERPETSFDKGINKVSFLLIRFMLVMVPVIFLVNGLVKGNWPEALLFAIAVAVGLTPEMLPMIVTANLAKGAVNMSKRKVIVKRLNSIQNIGAMDILCTDKTGTLTLDKIVLEKHLNVLGVEDDEVLKWAYLNSFHQTGLKNLLDKAVLDHIELHDYLKVEEYFIKVDEIPFDFQRRRMSVILKMRNGKHLLICKGAVEEMLELCNSAFDPGDDRSLHIENDKVVPMDVSMRDVVLRTSKKMNEEGLRVLLVAIREFDATHPLTYSIEDERNMTLTGFIGFLDPAKPSAQPAIEALQKLGVHVKVLTGDNEIVTRKICSDIGIPVQQVINGNELEDVSDEVLAERIDRVSVFAKLSPLQKVRVVKALRDKGHTVGFMGDGINDAAALKEADVGISVDTAVDIAKESADIILLEKDLMVLRKGVIYGRRTFGNIIKYIKMTASSNFGNMFSMLGASAFLPFLPMLPIHLLVQNLLYDISQVSIPWDKMDEEFLTEPKKWEAKGVSKFMLFIGPISSIFDFATFAVMFYVFKANSPEHQTLFQSGWFIEGLLSQTLIIHMIRTRKIPFIQSWAATPVVALTTLIMLIGITIPFSPFAGALKLQPLPISYFPWLIGILLSYCLLTQFVKNWFIRKFQTWL; from the coding sequence ATGAAAAAATTGAAAGAAACCATAAAAAATCCTTTTCACTCTATTATCAGCCAGAATGGAATGAATGTAGGGACCGTATTAAAACTACAGAATGCAGCAAAGCAGGATGAAAACTTCGTGTACGCTATGCTGGAAAGCAGTGAAGACGGTATCACAAACATTACAGCGGAAGATCGGTTGATAAAATTTGGGCACAATGAAATACATCATCAGAAAGCACCGCGATGGTATACGCAGTTGTTCCGGGCATTTCTTAACCCTTTTATCTATATCCTGCTTGCCATTGCCTTAGTGTCTTTTATTATTGATGTTTGGTTACCGCCTGCATCGGAACGTGATTTTAAAACCGTAATTGTAGTTTCTATCATGGTAATGGTAAGTGCCTTGCTCCGTTTTGTACAGGAATACAGAAGTAACAAAGCTGCCGAAAAGCTAAAAGGCATGGTAAAAACAACAGCCACTGTTTTACGTAAATTTCAGGGAAAGATAGAATTGCCTATTAATGGACTGGTTCCGGGAGATATTGTTTACCTCTCAGCGGGTGATATGGTTCCTGCAGACTGCCGTATTCTGAAAAGTAAAGATTTATTCATTAGCGAAAGTATGCTTACCGGTGAAGCTCTCCCGGTAGAAAAGAATTATCTCGCTATACGTGATGCAGATAAAAAACAGCCCACAGAGCTGAATAATCTTGCTTTTATGGGAACCAATGTTATAAGTGGTTCCGCAACCGCAGTTATCGTCGCAACGGGCAGTTATACCTATTTCGGGAGTATCAGCAGATTAATAACAAGTGAACGCCCGGAAACCAGCTTTGATAAAGGAATTAATAAAGTCAGTTTTTTGTTAATTCGCTTTATGCTGGTAATGGTCCCTGTTATTTTTTTAGTCAATGGATTGGTAAAAGGAAATTGGCCTGAAGCCCTTTTATTTGCTATTGCCGTTGCAGTGGGTTTAACTCCTGAAATGTTACCAATGATTGTTACAGCCAATCTCGCGAAAGGAGCTGTTAATATGAGCAAACGTAAAGTGATTGTAAAACGTCTTAATTCCATTCAGAATATCGGCGCTATGGATATACTCTGTACCGACAAAACCGGGACTTTAACACTTGATAAAATCGTGCTGGAAAAGCATTTGAATGTTTTAGGTGTTGAGGACGACGAAGTGCTGAAATGGGCTTATCTGAACAGTTTTCATCAGACAGGATTGAAGAATTTGCTGGATAAAGCAGTATTGGATCATATTGAACTGCACGATTACCTGAAAGTGGAGGAATATTTTATAAAAGTTGATGAAATTCCTTTTGATTTTCAACGCAGACGGATGTCAGTAATCTTGAAAATGCGAAATGGAAAACATCTGCTTATTTGTAAAGGCGCCGTAGAAGAAATGCTGGAACTTTGTAACAGCGCTTTTGATCCGGGTGATGATCGCAGCCTGCATATAGAAAACGATAAAGTTGTTCCGATGGATGTAAGTATGCGTGATGTTGTATTGCGCACATCCAAAAAGATGAATGAAGAAGGATTAAGAGTATTATTAGTGGCCATTCGGGAATTTGATGCTACCCATCCGCTGACCTATTCTATTGAAGATGAAAGAAATATGACACTCACAGGTTTTATCGGTTTTCTTGACCCTGCTAAACCGTCAGCACAACCTGCTATTGAAGCATTGCAAAAATTAGGAGTTCATGTAAAAGTACTTACAGGGGATAATGAAATTGTAACCCGCAAGATTTGTAGTGATATTGGAATTCCTGTTCAGCAGGTGATTAATGGTAACGAGCTTGAGGACGTATCAGATGAAGTATTGGCAGAACGAATAGATAGGGTTTCCGTATTTGCAAAACTAAGCCCTCTCCAAAAGGTTCGGGTAGTAAAAGCATTACGTGATAAAGGACATACCGTCGGGTTTATGGGGGATGGTATTAACGATGCGGCAGCACTAAAAGAAGCTGATGTGGGTATTAGTGTAGATACCGCTGTAGATATTGCGAAAGAAAGTGCCGACATTATCTTGTTGGAAAAAGACCTGATGGTATTACGCAAAGGTGTAATCTACGGAAGAAGGACTTTCGGGAATATTATAAAATATATAAAGATGACAGCCAGCAGCAATTTCGGGAATATGTTCAGTATGCTTGGAGCCAGTGCCTTTCTACCATTTCTGCCGATGTTGCCAATTCATCTTTTGGTACAAAACCTTTTGTACGATATTTCGCAGGTATCTATTCCTTGGGATAAGATGGATGAGGAATTTTTAACAGAACCAAAAAAATGGGAGGCAAAAGGTGTTTCAAAGTTTATGTTATTTATCGGTCCGATCAGCTCTATTTTCGATTTTGCTACGTTTGCTGTAATGTTCTATGTCTTCAAAGCAAATTCTCCGGAGCATCAAACCCTGTTTCAGAGTGGCTGGTTTATCGAAGGATTACTTTCACAAACGCTGATCATACATATGATACGTACCCGAAAAATCCCTTTTATACAAAGTTGGGCTGCAACACCGGTAGTGGCGCTCACTACCCTCATTATGCTTATTGGTATTACAATACCGTTCTCGCCTTTTGCAGGAGCTTTAAAATTACAGCCGCTGCCTATAAGCTATTTCCCTTGGCTCATTGGTATTTTGCTATCATATTGTTTGCTTACTCAATTCGTTAAAAACTGGTTTATCCGAAAATTTCAAACCTGGCTATAA
- a CDS encoding M17 family peptidase N-terminal domain-containing protein, which yields MKNTVKNALSNLLLISGLAFSTLTFSQTTSANSSATPASVGTSKNWGSVDGISMIGLVQGPSSADAQLQIACVFEYTDNDIHSAQALPANLNGLVHLDEALKGEFTKIRQAGYFKGHSLETVLISPPKGSISAKKLLLIGLGDRNKFTPDLMISVGEVATREAMRLGVSNFAFASDLKDAGIDSPTALVAGNVVKGIVNANRSEVYLKEHNLSKTKKLEKVYLLAGPSFFEVAGGGIQSAIAAVTK from the coding sequence ATGAAAAATACAGTAAAAAATGCTTTAAGCAATTTATTATTAATTTCAGGACTCGCTTTCTCTACTTTAACTTTTTCTCAAACGACATCTGCAAATTCCTCTGCGACTCCGGCATCAGTAGGAACATCAAAAAACTGGGGGTCTGTTGATGGAATTTCAATGATAGGATTAGTTCAGGGACCGTCTTCTGCCGATGCCCAGTTACAGATTGCCTGTGTTTTCGAATATACAGATAATGACATTCATAGTGCACAAGCATTACCTGCAAATCTGAACGGACTTGTGCATTTAGATGAAGCTTTGAAAGGAGAATTTACAAAAATCAGACAGGCAGGTTATTTCAAAGGACATTCTTTGGAAACGGTATTGATTTCTCCACCAAAAGGTTCTATATCTGCAAAAAAATTATTGTTAATCGGATTGGGTGATAGAAACAAATTTACTCCGGATTTAATGATCTCAGTAGGAGAGGTTGCTACCCGTGAAGCGATGAGGTTAGGTGTCAGTAATTTTGCTTTTGCAAGTGATTTAAAAGATGCCGGAATAGACTCTCCAACAGCTTTGGTGGCAGGAAATGTAGTAAAAGGTATTGTAAATGCAAACCGTTCTGAAGTTTACTTAAAAGAGCATAACCTTTCCAAAACAAAAAAATTAGAGAAAGTATATCTTTTGGCAGGGCCCTCTTTTTTTGAAGTTGCAGGCGGTGGAATTCAGAGTGCTATTGCAGCAGTGACGAAATAA
- a CDS encoding DUF4236 domain-containing protein has product MTWSYRKRIKIIPGVHLNFSKKGISTSIGVKGVSLNFSSSGTRINTNVLGFSNSYKLSGSSPQRSKSQYFPEPQPLYTALSDNIFSADLHEITSQNMAGIKESIIIAQQQKAELQTDLKKIKKTLTFTKAKKVASYVFMYGLINKRIIPRLNEDINAQKEAIRETQIVIDNSAVNIEIEFDSSIKRNYEHLHNTFKNLSTSHKIWDITGAHFQDRVAARSNANTVVNRRDTKIGFKSLPIIRSNYEALYFQNVNGADLYFYPTFVLMYTNNQNFAIIGIDELSVTFSSLRFTETSTVPRDSKVISNTWAKVNKNGTPDKRFKNNYQIPVVLYGRLRFSTSTGLNEEYQISNFECSEAFYNAFQEYKSLYKIALQTEMN; this is encoded by the coding sequence ATGACTTGGTCTTACAGAAAGAGAATCAAAATTATACCTGGCGTACATCTGAATTTTAGTAAAAAGGGGATTTCAACCAGTATTGGAGTCAAAGGAGTAAGCCTCAATTTCAGTTCATCCGGAACAAGAATAAATACAAATGTTTTAGGATTTTCTAACTCTTATAAACTTTCAGGATCTTCTCCACAAAGAAGCAAATCTCAATATTTTCCTGAGCCACAGCCTTTATATACAGCTTTATCAGACAACATCTTTAGCGCAGATCTTCATGAAATTACTTCTCAGAACATGGCAGGGATTAAAGAGTCAATTATTATTGCTCAACAGCAAAAAGCAGAATTGCAAACAGATTTAAAGAAGATAAAAAAAACGTTAACTTTTACCAAGGCTAAGAAAGTAGCAAGTTATGTTTTTATGTATGGCCTAATTAATAAAAGGATTATTCCAAGACTCAATGAAGATATTAATGCACAAAAAGAAGCAATTAGAGAAACACAGATTGTTATTGACAACTCAGCAGTGAATATCGAAATAGAGTTCGACAGTTCCATTAAAAGAAATTATGAGCATTTACACAATACCTTCAAAAATTTAAGCACATCACATAAAATATGGGATATCACCGGAGCACACTTTCAGGATCGTGTGGCTGCTCGCTCAAATGCCAATACTGTTGTCAACAGAAGGGATACTAAAATTGGTTTCAAATCACTTCCGATCATTAGATCAAATTATGAAGCTCTGTATTTTCAAAATGTAAATGGAGCTGACTTGTACTTCTATCCTACATTCGTCTTAATGTATACTAATAATCAAAACTTTGCTATCATCGGAATTGACGAATTAAGCGTTACGTTTTCTTCTTTACGCTTTACCGAAACCAGCACAGTTCCCCGTGATTCGAAAGTGATTAGTAATACTTGGGCGAAAGTAAATAAGAACGGAACTCCTGACAAAAGATTTAAGAACAATTATCAGATACCGGTAGTGTTGTACGGAAGACTACGCTTTTCTACTTCAACCGGCCTCAATGAAGAATATCAGATCAGTAATTTTGAATGTAGTGAAGCGTTTTATAATGCATTCCAAGAATATAAAAGTTTGTATAAAATAGCTTTGCAGACGGAAATGAATTAA
- the pgl gene encoding 6-phosphogluconolactonase, which yields MNITIFDNLDILYKKAADTFVELSEKAIQKHNKFVVALSGGSSPKAIFSLLATPEYVGKIEWNKVYFFWVDERWVSLDDEKSNFKMTLETLLDKVPVNKTQIFPMYKDGVEPEDYAKEYETQIRNILGDSGTFDFILLGMGDDGHTASLFPGEKILYEKEKWVDAYYLEPQEMYRITLTEPIINKAENILIVTFGKSKKHALNEVLNGIYNPEQYPLQLINKREGVQIFTDEEAGV from the coding sequence ATGAATATTACAATATTTGATAATCTGGATATTTTATACAAAAAAGCAGCTGACACTTTTGTGGAGCTTTCTGAAAAGGCAATCCAAAAACATAATAAGTTCGTAGTTGCATTAAGCGGTGGTTCTTCACCGAAAGCTATTTTCAGCTTATTGGCGACTCCGGAGTATGTAGGCAAAATAGAGTGGAACAAAGTATATTTTTTCTGGGTAGACGAAAGATGGGTTTCCCTTGATGATGAAAAAAGTAACTTTAAAATGACTTTGGAGACGCTTTTAGATAAAGTTCCTGTAAATAAAACTCAGATTTTTCCGATGTATAAAGACGGAGTCGAGCCTGAAGATTATGCGAAGGAATATGAAACACAAATCAGAAACATTTTAGGCGATAGCGGTACTTTTGATTTTATTCTTTTAGGAATGGGAGATGATGGTCACACCGCTTCTTTGTTCCCGGGAGAAAAGATTTTATATGAAAAAGAAAAATGGGTAGATGCTTATTATCTAGAACCTCAGGAAATGTATAGAATTACGTTGACTGAGCCTATCATCAATAAAGCTGAAAATATTTTGATTGTCACATTTGGCAAATCTAAAAAACATGCTCTGAATGAGGTTCTGAATGGAATATATAATCCTGAACAATATCCGCTTCAGCTCATTAATAAAAGAGAAGGTGTACAGATTTTTACTGACGAAGAGGCAGGAGTTTAA